One genomic window of Branchiostoma lanceolatum isolate klBraLanc5 chromosome 5, klBraLanc5.hap2, whole genome shotgun sequence includes the following:
- the LOC136435888 gene encoding uncharacterized protein: MADTLADKNRGTCKCACPTEVCTTVRDEKPVPVDNLLPRLTGMQEQHHSRHGNRNGETIPQENFDDQTLEIPPLPSVKVTKMPHHHSVQTPRMPRHHSGHSDGRRVNEYHNIRQQDHNHIPLNPIYGADLPSGGPAQVRQPPDGARQFQDQTLSDPTDGETVPKTPRAGGSADGVQPVEADTHAYEDGDVFGQCLGQPQSRDVLRAPTVPKTPRSARSADGVQPVEADTHVYEDGDVFGQCLGQPQSRDVLRAPTVPKTPRPVRRNDGSVGDQMDSPNQPPANGRLSIWEQLRHWYQGQGKVIIIIASVVMATLIISVPVHVLLVHTSSLPQHHDSPVTTTGGTDTTGDAPWQSSAVPRTATSADVITVGQAHGRGPPDAVTAEVDTAGPTHVIRPLSTDTKAVEALAGVSGSADDITFCDESGAGKLRGANGVAVSVDNKIWVADRSQRRLQVYSIEGVYLCQFPPDAPGLRYPSQTPTDVSIDKDGHLWVLMIGYPASPDSVVQFSREGHLKASFDLPDVPRGSLRGIAVGLHKTHVFVTWSDFYSGGMQAFKPDGKLLWDVSPQPELVAPTSVAVNGKGNIFVSDFNRHFIYVYDETGQFMSRFGGPGLRGGCLNHPSGITVDSSGHIMVVDSQNQRVVMYTDRGEYVRAVRANHPLGIASGPGGQLVVTNKSTITVFTRY; this comes from the exons ATGGCGGATACATTGGCAGACAAAAACCGAGGCACCTGCAAGTGCGCCTGCCCCACAGAAGTCTGCACGACGGTAAGGGATGAAAAACCAGTCCCTGTCGACAATCTGCTCCCACGTCTCACAGGCATGCAGGAGCAACATCACAGCAGACACGGCAACAGGAACGGAGAAACCATCCCCCAAGAAAACTTCGACGATCAGACCCTGGAGATTCCTCCTCTTCCCTCCGTTAAGGTCACGAAGATGCCGCACCATCACTCCGTACAAACTCCGAGGATGCCACGCCATCACTCCGGACACAGCGATGGAAGAAGGGTAAATGAGTACCACAATATTCGACAGCAAGACCACAACCACATACCACTGAACCCAATATATGGAGCAGATTTACCATCAG GTGGCCCCGCCCAAGTTCGACAGCCACCCGATGGAGCAAGACAATTTCAGGACCAGACGCTGTCAGATCCGACCGACGGGGAGACTGTTCCCAAGACGCCGAGGGCAGGAGGAAGCGCCGATGGGGTCCAACCTGTTGAGGCTGACACACACGCGTATGAGGATGGTGACGTGTTCGGACAGTGTCTCGGACAACCTCAGAGCCGCGACGTTCTCCGAGCACCGACCGTTCCCAAGACTCCGAGGTCTGCGAGAAGCGCCGATGGGGTCCAACCTGTGGAGGCTGACACACACGTGTATGAGGATGGTGACGTGTTCGGGCAGTGTCTCGGACAACCTCAGAGCCGCGACGTTCTCCGAGCACCGACTGTTCCCAAGACTCCGAGGCCCGTGAGAAGGAACGATGGGTCAGTCGGCGATCAGATGGACAGTCCGAATCAGCCTCCAG CGAATGGAAGACTTTCCATCTGGGAACAACTACGTCATTGGTACCAAGGACAAGGaaaggtcatcatcatcatagcgtccgttgtcatggcaacgctGATCATCTcagtacctgtacatgtacttctggtGCACACCAGTTCACTACCGCAGCATCATGACTCT CCTGTGACAACCACTGGAGGAACAGACACCACCGGTGACGCTCCCTGGCAAAGTTCTGCTGTACCGAGGACTGCGACGtcggctgacgtcatcacg GTCGGTCAGGCGCATGGTCGTGGTCCTCCTGACGCAGTCACTGCGGAGGTGGACACAGCAGGACCTACACATGTCATCAGGCCACTTTCCACGGACACTAAAG CTGTAGAAGCGCTTGCCGGTGTGAGCGGCAGTGCGGATGACATCACCTTTTGTGACGAGTCGGGGGCTGGAAAACTGCGCGGAGCAAATGGAGTTGCCGTTTCCGTCGACAACAAGATATGGGTGGCTGATCGATCCCAACGGCGCCTCCAAGTCTACAGTATTGAGGGCGTTTACCTGTGCCAGTTCCCACCAGATGCACCAGGGCTAAGGTACCCATCACAGACGCCAACTGATGTGTCTATCGACAAGGATGGCCATCTGTGGGTCTTGATGATTGGGTATCCTGCCAGCCCTGACTCCGTGGTACAATTCAGTAGGGAAGGCCATCTCAAAGCCAGCTTTGACCTACCTGACGTACCACGGGGGTCGCTCCGTGGAATTGCCGTTGGCTTACACAAAACCCACGTTTTCGTCACATGGTCTGACTTTTACAGTGGTGGGATGCAGGCCTTCAAACCGGATGGAAAACTCCTGTGGGATGTCAGTCCGCAGCCAGAATTGGTGGCGCCGACGAGCGTCGCCGTTAACGGGAAAGGGAACATCTTCGTGTCGGACTTTAACCGTCACTTCATCTACGTGTATGACGAGACCGGACAGTTCATGTCAAGGTTCGGTGGACCGGGACTGAGAGGTGGCTGCCTGAATCATCCAAGCGGCATCACCGTGGACAGTTCCGGTCACATCATGGTGGTGGACTCACAAAACCAGCGCGTGGTGATGTACACAGATCGGGGCGAGTATGTCCGCGCTGTCCGCGCTAATCACCCACTCGGGATTGCATCGGGGCCGGGGGGACAGTTGGTTGTGACCAATAAAAGCACAATCACTGTCTTCACCCGCTACTGA
- the LOC136435462 gene encoding myotubularin-related protein 14-like isoform X2, which produces MASREDGGKIRYEEIHSLLDLFSKNTFKTKDTQGNSRLKVIHRKCLDLFAKDYKYATIDNSGGELCGHYPAKLVLLEYEVDDATRSTKVGSLYDLGWMHDLFTKARLARCRSRFVVPVMLYEGKHICRSATLASGAEVYGRSGLDFLFSGGESIRPEDGMVSNGMSRDQTVYVPNGNSEWQLVDSIRMQDIRLLKALNIGTIVDLMVENKKVKFGMQVTSSEKVDKEHRYADFTLISVPYPGCEFFKDYRDNDYVAEGLVFEWNQGYVDADLQVPQSLIEKSRCLGIDWDRYRSWDLIKLTQNYLRLMLYCLHHGDSGLLVHCISGWDRTPLLTSLLRMSLWADGKMHKSLSALEMLYLTIAYDWQLFGHNLQDRLGKGEEIFFFCFNFLKHIAGDEFSIDRVKGETNRPKRSDSEPQFDDTVLIGVEDGSSPARRHRDSSGSMSSISSMSSCVLDGTTVPFVVGDDSPFPGERHPNGNVPIMMQPIAQRAVLGSAASSACSSPMAVPSKKPTPVEAGSKSGSSIGSWQMVTESGSIRGFTTSRDSPVLVGSESSGSSGPGSSPPEPKEASMRKMRLEEVRCIFLAHYSAVVGMRNGPEYGGGLSGFMGQLASKVGFRARSNIV; this is translated from the exons CTAAAAGTCATCCACAGAAAGTGTCTTGATCTCTTTGCCAAGGACTACAAGTATGCT ACAATAGATAACAGTGGAGGGGAGCTGTGTGGCCACTATCCAGCCAAGCTGGTCTTGCTGGAGTATGAAGTGGATGATGCCACCAGGAG TACCAAAGTGGGGTCCTTGTATGACCTTGGCTGGATGCATGACCTGTTCACCAAGGCCAGACTGGCTCGGTGCAGGTCAAGGTTTGTGGTACCCGTCATGCTGTATGAAGGCAAG CACATCTGCAGGTCAGCGACCCTTGCCAGTGGTGCAGAGGTGTACGGCAGGTCAGGCCTGGACTTCCTTTTCTCAG GTGGAGAGAGCATTCGCCCAGAAGATGGGATGGTGAGCAACGGAATGTCTCGGGACCAGACAGTTTACGTACCCAATGGGAACAG TGAGTGGCAGCTGGTGGACAGTATCCGCATGCAGGACATCCGGCTACTGAAGGCGCTGAACATCGGCACCATCGTGGATCTCATGGTGGAAAAcaagaaggtcaagttcggcATGCA GGTTACTTCTTCAGAAAAAGTGGACAAGGAGCATAGATATGCAGACTTCACATTGATATCTGTGCCCTATCCAG GCTGTGAATTCTTCAAGGACTACAGAGATAATGACTACGTTGCAGAAGGGCTAGTGTTTGAGTGGAATCAG GGCTATGTTGATGCAGACCTTCAGGTTCCACAGTCCCTTATAGAGAAGTCACGGTGTCTGGGAATTGACTGGGACAGATACAGG TCATGGGACCTGATCAAACTGACCCAGAACTACCTTAGGCTAATGCTCTACTGTCTGCACCATG GTGACAGTGGACTGCTGGTCCACTGTATCTCAGGCTGGGATAGAACACCACTCCTCACATCACTACTCAGGATGTCTCTCTGGGCT GATGGCAAAATGCACAAGTCCCTGAGTGCCCTGGAGATGCTGTACCTGACCATAGCGTACGACTGGCAGCTGTTTGGGCACAATCTGCAGGACAGGTTGGGCAAGGGGGAAGAG atatttttcttctgtttcaacTTTTTGAAACATATAGCTGGGGATGAATTTTCCATAGACAGGGTTAAAGG AGAAACAAACAGGCCTAAAAGGTCCGACTCAGAGCCCCAGTTTGACGACACAGTGCTGATAG GTGTTGAGGATGGCTCCAGCCCTGCCAGGAGACATCGGGACAGTTCCGGGTCCATGAGCTCCATCAGCAGCATGAGCAGCTGTGTGCTGGATGGTACCACTGTTCCCTTCGTCGTGGGGGACGACAGCCCCTTTCCAGGGGAGAGACACCCCAATGG TAATGTTCCCATCATGATGCAACCCATCGCCCAGCGTGCAGTACTTGGTTCCGCTGCATCCTCAGCCTGTAGCAGCCCCATGGCTGTTCCATCCAAAAAACCCACCCCTGTGGAGGCAGGGAGCAAATCAGGCTCATCCATCGGCAG CTGGCAGATGGTGACGGAGTCTGGCAGTATCCGAGGGTTCACCACGTCGCGGGACTCGCCTGTCCTGGTGGGGTCGGAGAGCTCGGGCAGCAGCGGCCCGGGAAG TTCCCCTCCCGAGCCCAAGGAGGCGTCCATGAGGAAGATGCGGCTGGAGGAGGTGCGGTGTATCTTCCTGGCGCACTACAGCGCCGTGGTCGGCATGAGGAACGGGCCGGAGTACGGCGGGGGCCTGTCGGGGTTCATGGGACAGCTAGCCAGCAAAGTAGGCTTCAGGGCAAGGTCCAATATTGTATAG
- the LOC136435462 gene encoding myotubularin-related protein 14-like isoform X1 gives MASREDGGKIRYEEIHSLLDLFSKNTFKTKDTQGNSRLKVIHRKCLDLFAKDYKYATIDNSGGELCGHYPAKLVLLEYEVDDATRSTKVGSLYDLGWMHDLFTKARLARCRSRFVVPVMLYEGKHICRSATLASGAEVYGRSGLDFLFSGGESIRPEDGMVSNGMSRDQTVYVPNGNRNRAVMQRSFFSGLPLLWNAFFPPTVSAVSEWQLVDSIRMQDIRLLKALNIGTIVDLMVENKKVKFGMQVTSSEKVDKEHRYADFTLISVPYPGCEFFKDYRDNDYVAEGLVFEWNQGYVDADLQVPQSLIEKSRCLGIDWDRYRSWDLIKLTQNYLRLMLYCLHHGDSGLLVHCISGWDRTPLLTSLLRMSLWADGKMHKSLSALEMLYLTIAYDWQLFGHNLQDRLGKGEEIFFFCFNFLKHIAGDEFSIDRVKGETNRPKRSDSEPQFDDTVLIGVEDGSSPARRHRDSSGSMSSISSMSSCVLDGTTVPFVVGDDSPFPGERHPNGNVPIMMQPIAQRAVLGSAASSACSSPMAVPSKKPTPVEAGSKSGSSIGSWQMVTESGSIRGFTTSRDSPVLVGSESSGSSGPGSSPPEPKEASMRKMRLEEVRCIFLAHYSAVVGMRNGPEYGGGLSGFMGQLASKVGFRARSNIV, from the exons CTAAAAGTCATCCACAGAAAGTGTCTTGATCTCTTTGCCAAGGACTACAAGTATGCT ACAATAGATAACAGTGGAGGGGAGCTGTGTGGCCACTATCCAGCCAAGCTGGTCTTGCTGGAGTATGAAGTGGATGATGCCACCAGGAG TACCAAAGTGGGGTCCTTGTATGACCTTGGCTGGATGCATGACCTGTTCACCAAGGCCAGACTGGCTCGGTGCAGGTCAAGGTTTGTGGTACCCGTCATGCTGTATGAAGGCAAG CACATCTGCAGGTCAGCGACCCTTGCCAGTGGTGCAGAGGTGTACGGCAGGTCAGGCCTGGACTTCCTTTTCTCAG GTGGAGAGAGCATTCGCCCAGAAGATGGGATGGTGAGCAACGGAATGTCTCGGGACCAGACAGTTTACGTACCCAATGGGAACAG GAACAGAGCTGTTATGCAGAGGTCATTTTTCTCTGGTTTGCCACTATTGTGGAATGCCTTCTTCCCGCCAACAGTGTCAGCTGTAAG TGAGTGGCAGCTGGTGGACAGTATCCGCATGCAGGACATCCGGCTACTGAAGGCGCTGAACATCGGCACCATCGTGGATCTCATGGTGGAAAAcaagaaggtcaagttcggcATGCA GGTTACTTCTTCAGAAAAAGTGGACAAGGAGCATAGATATGCAGACTTCACATTGATATCTGTGCCCTATCCAG GCTGTGAATTCTTCAAGGACTACAGAGATAATGACTACGTTGCAGAAGGGCTAGTGTTTGAGTGGAATCAG GGCTATGTTGATGCAGACCTTCAGGTTCCACAGTCCCTTATAGAGAAGTCACGGTGTCTGGGAATTGACTGGGACAGATACAGG TCATGGGACCTGATCAAACTGACCCAGAACTACCTTAGGCTAATGCTCTACTGTCTGCACCATG GTGACAGTGGACTGCTGGTCCACTGTATCTCAGGCTGGGATAGAACACCACTCCTCACATCACTACTCAGGATGTCTCTCTGGGCT GATGGCAAAATGCACAAGTCCCTGAGTGCCCTGGAGATGCTGTACCTGACCATAGCGTACGACTGGCAGCTGTTTGGGCACAATCTGCAGGACAGGTTGGGCAAGGGGGAAGAG atatttttcttctgtttcaacTTTTTGAAACATATAGCTGGGGATGAATTTTCCATAGACAGGGTTAAAGG AGAAACAAACAGGCCTAAAAGGTCCGACTCAGAGCCCCAGTTTGACGACACAGTGCTGATAG GTGTTGAGGATGGCTCCAGCCCTGCCAGGAGACATCGGGACAGTTCCGGGTCCATGAGCTCCATCAGCAGCATGAGCAGCTGTGTGCTGGATGGTACCACTGTTCCCTTCGTCGTGGGGGACGACAGCCCCTTTCCAGGGGAGAGACACCCCAATGG TAATGTTCCCATCATGATGCAACCCATCGCCCAGCGTGCAGTACTTGGTTCCGCTGCATCCTCAGCCTGTAGCAGCCCCATGGCTGTTCCATCCAAAAAACCCACCCCTGTGGAGGCAGGGAGCAAATCAGGCTCATCCATCGGCAG CTGGCAGATGGTGACGGAGTCTGGCAGTATCCGAGGGTTCACCACGTCGCGGGACTCGCCTGTCCTGGTGGGGTCGGAGAGCTCGGGCAGCAGCGGCCCGGGAAG TTCCCCTCCCGAGCCCAAGGAGGCGTCCATGAGGAAGATGCGGCTGGAGGAGGTGCGGTGTATCTTCCTGGCGCACTACAGCGCCGTGGTCGGCATGAGGAACGGGCCGGAGTACGGCGGGGGCCTGTCGGGGTTCATGGGACAGCTAGCCAGCAAAGTAGGCTTCAGGGCAAGGTCCAATATTGTATAG